Proteins encoded together in one Lathyrus oleraceus cultivar Zhongwan6 chromosome 5, CAAS_Psat_ZW6_1.0, whole genome shotgun sequence window:
- the LOC127088292 gene encoding uncharacterized protein LOC127088292 yields the protein MEQENSQTISGTTSHDSIVDLSCHYQFENGSSQFLFLDFDHSEKNGTFLNHSLSFSVESFVQTLASCNGLILLSGYVTDQSCYYVVNPLTKDSITIPQPCIQEHVIRVGLASNDYNQFKIVLLEAKSSQLMDGNGLEFHIFSSDTSEWSKVNHFVDLTFPPLPEFEFKELSTQPLYSNGSIHWEIDGNLLVYHVEEDNCELIELPNFSKDWAWQSTMMYRRCFCESSGCVYYCYTDFDGFHVWELLKEDYDLGPFSDSETFRWKLVHTVMHESFASTHHEFRDTLFEWEPLTPIAYSKQAQTIYLQIPGAVVGYNFDTENLRLICRYSYPDMNFNCCTFLCSTSFVTHNVPREKDLVSDGETMELILPIADVEILFV from the coding sequence ATGGAGCAAGAGAATTCTCAAACTATTTCCGGTACTACTTCTCATGATAGCATAGTGGATCTTTCTTGCCACTATCAGTTTGAAAATGGGTCATCTCAGTTTCTGTTTTTAGATTTTGATCACAGTGAAAAAAATGGAACTTTCCTTAACCATTCCTTAAGCTTCTCTGTTGAGAGCTTTGTTCAAACACTTGCTTCATGCAATGGCTTAATCCTCTTATCTGGTTATGTCACTGATCAATCCTGTTACTATGTGGTAAATCCTCTTACAAAAGATTCGATCACGATCCCTCAACCTTGTATTCAAGAACATGTTATTAGAGTTGGTTTAGCTTCCAATGATTATAACCAATTTAAGATTGTTCTTCTTGAAGCAAAATCTTCCCAATTGATGGATGGAAATGGACTAGAGTTTCATATATTCTCTTCTGACACAAGCGAATGGAGTAAGGTAAACCATTTCGTCGATTTAACTTTCCCTCCTTTGCCAGAATTCGAGTTTAAGGAACTATCTACGCAACCTCTTTATTCAAATGGTTCTATCCATTGGGAGATTGATGGAAACTTATTGGTGTATCACGTCGAAGAAGACAACTGTGAACTAATTGAACTGCCGAATTTTTCCAAAGACTGGGCATGGCAATCGACGATGATGTATCGCCGATGTTTTTGCGAATCGAGCGGCTGTGTTTACTATTGTTACACTGATTTTGATGGTTTTCACGTTTGGGAACTTCTTAAGGAGGATTACGATCTCGGGCCATTCTCTGATTCCGAAACATTTAGGTGGAAATTAGTCCATACTGTCATGCATGAGAGTTTTGCCTCAACGCATCACGAATTTCGCGACACATTGTTCGAATGGGAGCCGCTTACACCGATTGCTTATTCCAAACAAGCACAGACTATATATTTGCAGATTCCAGGCGCTGTTGTTGGTTATAATTTTGATACAGAAAATTTGAGGTTAATCTGTAGATATTCATATCCAGATATGAACTTCAACTGTTGCACATTTCTGTGTTCAACTAGTTTTGTGACTCATAATGTGCCTAGAGAAAAAGACTTGGTGAGTGATGGAGAAACAATGGAGCTGATTTTACCAATAGCAGATGTTGAGATTTTGTTTGTTTAG